A window of the Echeneis naucrates chromosome 3, fEcheNa1.1, whole genome shotgun sequence genome harbors these coding sequences:
- the ace2 gene encoding angiotensin-converting enzyme 2 isoform X1 has protein sequence MSARIFFTLLAVSFTVSAQSDLETKAKEFLKRFDEEATKRMYNYSLASWAYNTNITKENSEKLSEEGNVWSKFYTQMSQEAQNYPIDQIKDPEIKLQLISLQDKGAGALTQDKAAYLSKIMGEMSTIYSTATVCLIDDPLNCQTLEPGLEHVMFNSRNYSERLHVWEGWRREVGKRMRPLYEDYVELKNEASVLNGFKDYGAYWRYNYETIEEDQKYRYTRDQLMGDVHSIYEQIMPLYRELHAYVRAKLMDVYPGYIDSQGPLPAHLLGDMWGRFWTNLYPLCVPYPEKPDIDVSKTMVEKGWTELKFFEEAEKFFMSVGLYEMRENFWNNSMFVKPDDGHNVVCHPTAWDMGNREDFRIKMCTKVNMEDFLTVHHEMGHNQYQMAYRNLSYPLRDGANEGFHEAVGEIMSLSAATPKHLQSLDLLPADFTYDNETEINFLLKQALTIVATLPFTYMLEKWRWEAFAGNITEDEWMKKWWEMKREMVGVVEPVPRDETYCDPPALFHVSGDYSFIRYFTRTIYQFQFQKALCKASGHTGALSTCDITGSTAAGTKLRNMLELGRSQSWTRALETIAGDVKMDARPLLDYFEKLYDWLKADNINHKRHVGWKTDIDPCEVFSCQITDSVYAIKVRLSLKAALGDNAYSWNANEMYLFKANIAYALRQYYEQKNQTLPFTSENIHTYNLTSRISFYTVATNPANPSTYIPKDDLVAAIRLSRGRINNAFQLDDKTLEFIGIPATIAPPVEQPVEVWLVVFGVVMGVVVLLGVYLVVSGARDRKRKSTGEENPYQPTIEGHVNKAFDESDDQQTGL, from the exons ATGTCTGCTaggatttttttcacattgCTTGCTGTGTCCTTTACTGTTTCTGCTCAGTCAGACTTGGAGACCAAGGCCAAGGAATTTCTGAAGAGGTTTGACGAAGAGGCCACTAAGCGTATGTACAATTATTCCCTGGCATCATGGGCCTACAACACCAATATCACAAAGGAGAACTCAGAAAAACTG tCAGAAGAGGGGAATGTCTGGAGCAAATTTTACACACAGATGTCACAGGAGGCCCAGAACTACCCCATCGACCAGATCAAGGATCCAGAAATCAAATTACAGCTCATCTCCCTGCAAGACAAAGGAGCTGGTGCTCTAACCCAGGACAAAGCTGCATAT CTGAGTAAGATCATGGGCGAGATGAGCACAATCTACAGCACGGCCACAGTTTGTCTGATCGACGACCCTCTTAACTGTCAGACTTTGGAGCCAG GCCTGGAACACGTGATGTTCAACAGCAGAAACTACTCTGAGCGGCTGCATGTGTGGGAGGGCTGGAGGAGAGAAGTGGGGAAGAGGATGAGGCCTCTATATGAAGATTATGTGGAACTTAAGAATGAAGCCTCTGTACTAAATG gtTTTAAGGACTACGGAGCTTACTGGAGATATAACTATGAGACCATTGAGGAGGACCAGAAGTACAGATACACCCGCGATCAGCTGATGGGTGATGTCCATTCAATATATGAGCAG ATCATGCCATTATACAGGGAGTTGCATGCCTATGTGCGAGCCAAGCTCATGGACGTCTACCCAGGATACATTGACTCCCAAGGACCTCTGCCAGCGCACTTGCTGG GTGACATGTGGGGGAGATTCTGGACCAATCTGTACCCTCTGTGTGTCCCCTATCCTGAAAAACCAGATATTGATGTCAGCAAAACTATGGTCGAAAAG GGCTGGACTGAGCTTAAGTTTTTCGAGGAAGCAGAGAAGTTCTTCATGTCCGTGGGCCTGTACGAGATGAGGGAAAACTTCTGGAACAACTCCATGTTTGTAAAGCCCGATGATGGACACAATGTGGTCTGTCACCCGACAGCCTGGGACATGGGAAACAGAGAGGACTTTAG GATCAAAATGTGCACCAAGGTCAACATGGAGGATTTCCTCACAGTGCACCATGAAATGGGCCACAACCAGTACCAGATGGCTTATCGCAACCTGTCCTACCCCCTAAGGGATGGAGCCAATGAGGGCTTCCACGAGGCTGTGGGAGAAATCatgtccctctctgctgcaaCACCCAAACACCTGCAGAGCCTGGATCTCCTGCCTGCCGACTTCACCTATGACAATG aaaCAGAGATCAACTTCCTGCTGAAACAGGCTCTCACCATTGTGGCCACACTGCCATTCACATACATGTTGGAGAAATGGAGGTGGGAGGCATTTGCTGGGAATATCACTgaggatgaatggatgaagaaGTGGTGGGAAATGAA GAGGGAGATGGTCGGGGTGGTGGAGCCTGTGCCAAGAGATGAGACTTATTGTGACCCTCCTGCTCTGTTCCATGTTTCTGGAGACTATTCTTTTATCAG GTACTTCACAAGAACCATCTACCAGTTTCAGTTCCAAAAAGCGCTCTGCAAAGCGAGCGGTCATACAGGCGCCTTGTCTACATGTGACATTACAGGCTCTACAGCTGCAGGAACCAAGCTGAG GAACATGTTAGAGCTAGGAAGGTCCCAGTCATGGACCAGGGCTTTGGAAACAATAGCTGGTGATGTTAAGATGGATGCTCGCCCTCTGTTGGACTATTTTGAAAAACTTTATGACTGGCTGAAGGCGGACAACATCAATCATAAGAGGCATGTTGGCTGGAAGACAGATATAGATCCATGTGA GGTGTTTTCATGTCAAATTACAGATTCGGTATATGCCATTAAAGTGAGACTGAGTTTGAAGGCCGCCTTGGGTGATAATGCT TATTCCTGGAATGCCAACGAGATGTACCTCTTTAAGGCCAACATTGCGTATGCTTTGAGGCAGTACTATGAGCAAAAGAACCAGACTCTTCCCTTCAC ATCAGAGAACATCCACACTTATAACCTAACCTCCAGAATCTCATTTTACACTGTGGCCACCAACCCAGCGAATCCCTCCACATATATCCCAAAGGACGATTTGGTTGCTGCCATTCG GTTGTCCCGAGGCCGAATAAATAATGCCTTTCAGTTGGATGACAAGACGCTAGAATTCATTGGTATCCCAGCAACAATTGCCCCTCCTGTGGAGCAGCCAGTGGAGGTGTGGCTTGTGGTGTTTGGCGTGGTCATGGGAGTTGTGGTGCTATTGGGTGTCTACCTTGTTGTTTCTGGTGCCAGAGACCGTAAGAG GAAATCTACAGGGGAGGAAAACCCCTATCAACCAACCATTGAAGGACATGTAAACAAAGCCTTTGATGAAAGTGATGATCAACAAACTGGATTGTGA
- the ace2 gene encoding angiotensin-converting enzyme 2 isoform X2, producing the protein MSARIFFTLLAVSFTVSAQSDLETKAKEFLKRFDEEATKRMYNYSLASWAYNTNITKENSEKLSEEGNVWSKFYTQMSQEAQNYPIDQIKDPEIKLQLISLQDKGAGALTQDKAAYLSKIMGEMSTIYSTATVCLIDDPLNCQTLEPGLEHVMFNSRNYSERLHVWEGWRREVGKRMRPLYEDYVELKNEASVLNGFKDYGAYWRYNYETIEEDQKYRYTRDQLMGDVHSIYEQIMPLYRELHAYVRAKLMDVYPGYIDSQGPLPAHLLGDMWGRFWTNLYPLCVPYPEKPDIDVSKTMVEKGWTELKFFEEAEKFFMSVGLYEMRENFWNNSMFVKPDDGHNVVCHPTAWDMGNREDFRIKMCTKVNMEDFLTVHHEMGHNQYQMAYRNLSYPLRDGANEGFHEAVGEIMSLSAATPKHLQSLDLLPADFTYDNETEINFLLKQALTIVATLPFTYMLEKWRWEAFAGNITEDEWMKKWWEMKREMVGVVEPVPRDETYCDPPALFHVSGDYSFIRYFTRTIYQFQFQKALCKASGHTGALSTCDITGSTAAGTKLRNMLELGRSQSWTRALETIAGDVKMDARPLLDYFEKLYDWLKADNINHKRHVGWKTDIDPYSVYAIKVRLSLKAALGDNAYSWNANEMYLFKANIAYALRQYYEQKNQTLPFTSENIHTYNLTSRISFYTVATNPANPSTYIPKDDLVAAIRLSRGRINNAFQLDDKTLEFIGIPATIAPPVEQPVEVWLVVFGVVMGVVVLLGVYLVVSGARDRKRKSTGEENPYQPTIEGHVNKAFDESDDQQTGL; encoded by the exons ATGTCTGCTaggatttttttcacattgCTTGCTGTGTCCTTTACTGTTTCTGCTCAGTCAGACTTGGAGACCAAGGCCAAGGAATTTCTGAAGAGGTTTGACGAAGAGGCCACTAAGCGTATGTACAATTATTCCCTGGCATCATGGGCCTACAACACCAATATCACAAAGGAGAACTCAGAAAAACTG tCAGAAGAGGGGAATGTCTGGAGCAAATTTTACACACAGATGTCACAGGAGGCCCAGAACTACCCCATCGACCAGATCAAGGATCCAGAAATCAAATTACAGCTCATCTCCCTGCAAGACAAAGGAGCTGGTGCTCTAACCCAGGACAAAGCTGCATAT CTGAGTAAGATCATGGGCGAGATGAGCACAATCTACAGCACGGCCACAGTTTGTCTGATCGACGACCCTCTTAACTGTCAGACTTTGGAGCCAG GCCTGGAACACGTGATGTTCAACAGCAGAAACTACTCTGAGCGGCTGCATGTGTGGGAGGGCTGGAGGAGAGAAGTGGGGAAGAGGATGAGGCCTCTATATGAAGATTATGTGGAACTTAAGAATGAAGCCTCTGTACTAAATG gtTTTAAGGACTACGGAGCTTACTGGAGATATAACTATGAGACCATTGAGGAGGACCAGAAGTACAGATACACCCGCGATCAGCTGATGGGTGATGTCCATTCAATATATGAGCAG ATCATGCCATTATACAGGGAGTTGCATGCCTATGTGCGAGCCAAGCTCATGGACGTCTACCCAGGATACATTGACTCCCAAGGACCTCTGCCAGCGCACTTGCTGG GTGACATGTGGGGGAGATTCTGGACCAATCTGTACCCTCTGTGTGTCCCCTATCCTGAAAAACCAGATATTGATGTCAGCAAAACTATGGTCGAAAAG GGCTGGACTGAGCTTAAGTTTTTCGAGGAAGCAGAGAAGTTCTTCATGTCCGTGGGCCTGTACGAGATGAGGGAAAACTTCTGGAACAACTCCATGTTTGTAAAGCCCGATGATGGACACAATGTGGTCTGTCACCCGACAGCCTGGGACATGGGAAACAGAGAGGACTTTAG GATCAAAATGTGCACCAAGGTCAACATGGAGGATTTCCTCACAGTGCACCATGAAATGGGCCACAACCAGTACCAGATGGCTTATCGCAACCTGTCCTACCCCCTAAGGGATGGAGCCAATGAGGGCTTCCACGAGGCTGTGGGAGAAATCatgtccctctctgctgcaaCACCCAAACACCTGCAGAGCCTGGATCTCCTGCCTGCCGACTTCACCTATGACAATG aaaCAGAGATCAACTTCCTGCTGAAACAGGCTCTCACCATTGTGGCCACACTGCCATTCACATACATGTTGGAGAAATGGAGGTGGGAGGCATTTGCTGGGAATATCACTgaggatgaatggatgaagaaGTGGTGGGAAATGAA GAGGGAGATGGTCGGGGTGGTGGAGCCTGTGCCAAGAGATGAGACTTATTGTGACCCTCCTGCTCTGTTCCATGTTTCTGGAGACTATTCTTTTATCAG GTACTTCACAAGAACCATCTACCAGTTTCAGTTCCAAAAAGCGCTCTGCAAAGCGAGCGGTCATACAGGCGCCTTGTCTACATGTGACATTACAGGCTCTACAGCTGCAGGAACCAAGCTGAG GAACATGTTAGAGCTAGGAAGGTCCCAGTCATGGACCAGGGCTTTGGAAACAATAGCTGGTGATGTTAAGATGGATGCTCGCCCTCTGTTGGACTATTTTGAAAAACTTTATGACTGGCTGAAGGCGGACAACATCAATCATAAGAGGCATGTTGGCTGGAAGACAGATATAGATCCAT ATTCGGTATATGCCATTAAAGTGAGACTGAGTTTGAAGGCCGCCTTGGGTGATAATGCT TATTCCTGGAATGCCAACGAGATGTACCTCTTTAAGGCCAACATTGCGTATGCTTTGAGGCAGTACTATGAGCAAAAGAACCAGACTCTTCCCTTCAC ATCAGAGAACATCCACACTTATAACCTAACCTCCAGAATCTCATTTTACACTGTGGCCACCAACCCAGCGAATCCCTCCACATATATCCCAAAGGACGATTTGGTTGCTGCCATTCG GTTGTCCCGAGGCCGAATAAATAATGCCTTTCAGTTGGATGACAAGACGCTAGAATTCATTGGTATCCCAGCAACAATTGCCCCTCCTGTGGAGCAGCCAGTGGAGGTGTGGCTTGTGGTGTTTGGCGTGGTCATGGGAGTTGTGGTGCTATTGGGTGTCTACCTTGTTGTTTCTGGTGCCAGAGACCGTAAGAG GAAATCTACAGGGGAGGAAAACCCCTATCAACCAACCATTGAAGGACATGTAAACAAAGCCTTTGATGAAAGTGATGATCAACAAACTGGATTGTGA
- the LOC115040989 gene encoding uncharacterized protein LOC115040989 has protein sequence MDTLSSMDKKDSTVKGGVFIIHHIHEGKHQYDVGDVVKHKNPTGEKMFVRKGDKLMQINSMDLEAITPEELAQLIAEGNPMLKVHKVVRTKQRDEQPSKDEEFLHPVSKESTTLHFSMEMMREEGNKEEDDDGGKQDDQRDDVCEVVNEDKRDLLIVAMKKTSISVVKGRACNPKSPCQGCHKAECTYNDVVMVAESSTVTLVPRGSGIYKKDKVERVNISVEHVATHQYLRSLCSQKTLYTSSNPENITIYHYKSTMLRSPFKGIPVVLNFTHSNCFLRCCKEGERVFLQVETCEKERLKQIFKTDHDTLSFVFYMKTNRTNHTKFESVLHRGWFMQILNTDSGVKMEMLDGQQEEHSFLFIIQK, from the exons ATGGACACTCTCAGCAGCATGGATAAGAAG GATTCAACAGTTAAGGGAGGCGTGTTCATCATTCACCACATCCATGAGGGGAAGCACCAGTATGATGTGGGTGATGTGGTGAAGCACAAAAATCCAACTGGAGAAAAAATGTTCGTCAG GAAAGGAGACAAGCTGATGCAAATCAACAGCATGGATCTGGAGGCCATCACACCTGAGGAGTTAGCACAGTTGATAGCTGAGGGTAATCCAATGTTG AAAGTGCACAAGGTGGTCAGGACAAAGCAGCGTGATGAGCAGCCTTCAAAGGATGAGGAATTTTTACATCCTGTCTCCAAAGAGTCCACAACTCTCCATTTCAGCATGGAGAtgatgagggaggagggaaacaaagaggaagatgaCGATGGAGGGAAACAAGATGATCAGCGAGACGATGTTTGTGAAGTTGTAAATGAAGATAAAAGGGATCTGCTCATCGTTGCCATGAAGAAGACCAGCATCTCTGTGGTGAAAGGGAGGGCCTGCAACCCAAAGAGTCCCTGTCAGGGATGTCACAAGGCAGAATGCACCTATAATGATGTTGTCATGGTGGCAGAATCCAGCACAGTGACGCTAG TGCCGAGAGGAAGTGGCATTTATAAAAAGGACAAGGTTGAACGGGTGAACATCAGCGTGGAACATGTGGCTACCCACCAGTACCTCAGAAGCCTGTGCTCTCAGAAAACCCTCTACACATCATCAAATCCAG agaACATCACCATCTACCACTACAAGTCCACCATGCTCAGGAGTCCTTTCAAAGGAATACCAGTGGTGCTAAATTTTACCCACTCCAATTGCTTCCTCAGGTGCTGCAAGGAGGGAGAACGGGTGTTCCTACAAGTGGAG ACATGTGAGAAGGAAAGGCTGAAGCAGATCTTCAAGACTGATCACGACACCCTCTCCTTCGTCTTCTACATGAAGACCAACCGCACAAATCACACAAAGTTTGAGTCAGTGCTGCACCGCGGATGGTTCATGCAGATTCTCAACACGGACTCAGGGGTGAAGATGGAAATGCTGGATGGACAACAGGAAGAGCACTCATTCCTCTTCATCATTCAGAAGTAA
- the LOC115041377 gene encoding LOW QUALITY PROTEIN: uncharacterized protein LOC115041377 (The sequence of the model RefSeq protein was modified relative to this genomic sequence to represent the inferred CDS: substituted 1 base at 1 genomic stop codon) produces MGILDVLVIGGGPHALTLASLLSRPNTDPDSDSGHDSLLSRSYLDPLRSQTNPETSNSRCNNGKKKKKATTASAGTTPEEQPAKSNISGKVVCPQLNIKVVDCYGEWAALWESQFTALNIPHLRSHTLVHTDPLNKRALQEFVVKSDRASELHCLPDQVYILDENAFFNDMRLGKKERKRLNITSTLKKSLSFSLPGTKLSVDFFKDQVQRYNLGKLLVKGTVERIIPVVEYEGEKEENLKYFQIQLQEGSILQAQQVVMATGPTRAQMANTPLWVNNIGESYPEERLQHTVHLMHRLPNSVQDLRETGXLCVVCETGQRVMVVGGGLTSAHVVSIALQQGASHVTWVMRKHLQLKQFDVGDVESLVGRYSHVEHGIKMDGHAYLRQFYSERSLHKRLAMIRQARKGGAVTPEAYIHLQPFILNGQVDVKTYCQVSEASWCYRSQAWRLSLTTGEDWTGDMIWLATGCKLDVKQDPLLSEVIKEFPIQVIDGWPCISDSLQWAEGCPLYLMGQYTALQVGPHAVNLAGGQAASMRIAKDILRHRQQDDEGVSDLSGEKCKTEEYIQQMQGLLWL; encoded by the exons ATGGGGATACTGGATGTGTTAGTAATAGGGGGTGGACCTCATGCCTTGACCCTGGCCAGCTTGTTGTCCCGTCCTAACACTGACCCAGATTCAGACTCTGGGCATGACTCACTGCTCTCCCGATCCTACTTGGACCCTCTGAGGTCGCAGACAAACCCAGAAACATCCAACAGCAGATGCAACaatggcaaaaagaagaagaaagcaacaACCG CCTCTGCAGGAACAACGCCGGAGGAGCAACCAGCAAAGTCAAATATATCAGGGAAGGTGGTTTGCCCCCAGCTGAATATCAAAGTGGTAGACTGCTATGGGGAGTGGGCGGCTCTGTGGGAGAGCCAGTTCACGGCCCTGAACATCCCTCACCTGCGCTCACACACTCTAGTGCACACAGACCCCCTCAATAAG AGGGCACTGCAGGAATTTGTAGTGAAGTCTGATCGTGCATCAGAGCTCCACTGCCTTCCAGACCAGGTTTATATTCTGGAcgaaaatgcattttttaacGACATGCGGCTCGgcaaaaaggagaggaaacgaCTTAACATCACCTCTACACTTAAGAAGAGTTTATCCTTCAGTCTGCCAGGAACCAAACTGAGTGTGGACTTCTTTAAAGATCAG GTGCAAAGATACAATTTGGGCAAACTGCTGGTGAAGGGAACCGTAGAGCGAATCATCCCTGTTGTGGAGtatgaaggagaaaaggaagaaaact TGAAGTATTTTCAAATCCAACTTCAAGAAGGCAGCATCCTTCAAGCTCAACAGGTCGTTATGGCAACAGGACCAACCCGTGCCCAGATGGCAAACACCCCGCTGTGGGTGAACAATATCGGTGAGAGCTACCCAGAGGAGCGTTTACAGCATACAGTGCACCTCATGCACCGCCTGCCAAATTCTGTGCAAGACCTCAGAGAGACAGGTT AACTGTGTGTAGTTTGTGAGACAGGGCAGAGAGTAATGGTAGTTGGTGGAGGTCTGACCAGCGCTCATGTCGTCTCAATTGCCCTGCAGCAAGGTGCCAGCCATGTCACATGGGTCATGAGGAAGCACCTCCAG TTAAAACAGTTTGATGTGGGTGACGTGGAGAGTCTTGTCGGTCGTTACTCCCATGTGGAGCATGGGATCAAGATGGATGGCCACGCCTACCTACGGCAGTTCTACAGTGAACGGAGTCTTCACAAACGGCTGGCTATGATTCGGCAGGCGAGGAAAGGAGGGGCCGTCACCCCAGAGGCCTACATCCACCTCCAGCCGTTCATATTAAACGGGCAGGTGGATGTGAAGACGTACTGTCAG GTGAGCGAAGCCAGTTGGTGCTACAGGAGTCAGGCGTGGAGACTTTCTCTCACCACTGGGGAGGACTGGACAGGAGATATGATCTGGCTTGCCACCGGCTGCAAACTTGATGTGAAACAGGATCCGCTGCTTTCTGAGGTTATAAAGGAATTCCCAATTCAG GTGATAGATGGTTGGCCGTGCATATCAGACAGCTTACAGTGGGCCGAGGGCTGCCCACTTTATCTGATGGGGCAGTACACTGCTCTTCAG GTTGGACCTCATGCAGTAAACCTGGCTGGTGGACAGGCTGCCAGCATGCGAATCGCCAAGGACATCCTGCGCCATCGGCAGCAGGACGATGAAGGCGTTTCTGACCTGAGTGGGGAGAAATGTAAAACAGAGGAGTATATTCAACAGATGCAAGGACTGTTGTGGCTTTAA
- the pir gene encoding pirin: MTFEITQLWGQITGSSLQVQMFTSEPQTLRSAPLFLYGPTTLKVHKDTNSVFGPSGWTTFICTFSGSIYVGPDQKQQKVEPPHTVVFGDGDSVKIQNNVRNRTLEFPIFCRLLENQSISQQHGPFVMTTEEEVEQAIRDYQRGQNGFQRAINWRSKIRVSS, from the exons ATGACCTTTGAAATCACACAGCTGTGGGGACAGATCACAGGCAGCTCTCTGCAGGTGCAGATGTTCACCTCTGAACCGCAGACTCTGCGCTCAGCACCGCTCTTCCTGTACGGTCCGACCACT TTGAAGGTTCACAAGGACACCAACTCTGTATTTGGACCCTCAG GATGGACAACGTTTATCTGCACATTTTCAGGATCCATATATGTTG gcCCAGATCAGAAGCAACAGAAGGTGGAGCCACCTCACACTGTGGTGTTTGGAGATGGAGACAGTgtcaaaattcaaaacaatgtGAGAAACAG gACTTTGGAGTTTCCCATTTTCTGTCGATTACTGGAGAACCAATCAATCAGCCAGCAACATG GTCCATTTGTAAtgaccacagaagaagaggttGAACAGGCTATAAGAGACTACCAAAGGGGCCAAAATGGCTTTCAAAGGGCCATAAACTGGAGATCCAAGATCAGAGTTTCTTCTTAA